A genomic segment from Labrus bergylta chromosome 3, fLabBer1.1, whole genome shotgun sequence encodes:
- the baz2ba gene encoding bromodomain adjacent to zinc finger domain protein 2B isoform X3, translated as MESGERLASPAPTLSAARTSSPAASSSSSSSSSSSSSPAPHSKSSLAPSPSALGSTLSTSGRLFGAAGEQPFIGSTLSSAFPLVNHPAFGAIYTTGTGRPEFGGLGSLGMSAALAAHPQLGALSEWWRAAEAHGRGAAAFLPSFIGFPPFFTPHIQPNHSASPVQIRMPGKNSHAPQKGVNGAVNGSGVCPSTTQSGSFSTSPAPVQASTKPTKNSDPSNSHRSSPQNNPAELVEKPVQKTKEKVNTEKPRKKPADTLGGSNSESGTSSDSTSDGSLSSDLEDLAEDDDDDDDDDDDDEDEDKSSDSEKRTRKKPKGLISSTGSAKMDRLLSGELQDKKVPSNPPTLVPSASPPALSQTSPLALHSSRTRTDAPQHHFSVIQSTGLAANSKPLALLTQPRRESSPSSSPIALTTSPKGSSNSSPKPPKLLPSSSPQDLPLSLCSSPKPLSVPSPPRSTLPPSSSPKSFGLTSSVTSSRKSSLKQSQRAGSGSAKSNKKKLLEASLAQISEFRLKQTLMSQGQTFPAELKKQQQGPNKSPKRTSLSSSPLHPTPPPQNNHSNLFLSSALLGLPEPHHPNGVIQSTTQDAPLALITKPRKDLASKGKSPQCDSDAGSMPVNLSTGANRTQTAAHTGALSQPSTTSPHATGHGSRKNKTPKVKGQTPGLGQGLGQADPLAAWKGFSQNHLVQSLVDLFRGGESGIGIPGVSIPGVGIPGMGIPGTCNPTAGLPANKESDDSADDDEDEDDDLEEEEEEDEEDSDDSLSESDSNSDSDISGKKVKELKLLPCGSSKKEMTPRRLTKGHELLNTSTNHTATSCSPLNLQVIKSPTIVTSSSALAYHSSPGSSSYSLASPLGLGKRKRVMDEKELMTPLELGWRRETRIKSVAGRPQGEVAYYAPCGKKLRQYPDVMKYLSRNGISGITRDNFSFSAKIRVGDFYEAREGPQGLQWSLLKEEDVIPHILAMEGRRGRPPNSDRQSAGEGGKGNRRRKGRPPNVGDPLVPEGPSPSEVKLLRKLEAQEIARQAAQMKLMRKLEKQALARAAKEARKQQAIMAAEERRKQKEHIKILKQQEKIKRIQQIRMEKELRAQQILEAKRKKKQEAANIKILEAEKRIKEKELRRQQAEILKHQELERHRLDMVWERERRRQHVMLMKAVEARKKAEERERLRQEKRDEKRLNKERKLEQRRLELEIARELKKPNEDMCLSDHKPLPEFSRIPGLILPGRAVSDCLMLMQFMRGFGKVLGLDLNADVPTLGMLQEGLLNVGDSMGQVQDLLVKLLSLAVCDPGLPPGQKTKTMLGDHLTNVGINRDNVSEVLQMYMGAHCANTELAPLALSLKTKAFQAHKPSQKASILGFLANELACSRTVISEIDKSLDQMANMRKDKIIMEGKLKKLRTIHAKRTGRREASMGVEENQSVSTPSSATKRKRKAGGDSDDDEDEDDDSDDQAEEEDEEEEEEIKKVKKVETYDEDEVDQATSLEELEKQIEKLAKQHHQTRKKLFEISHSLRSMMYGQDRYRRRYWVLPHCGGVFIEAMESGEAPEELEEERHRRRRAAEEVKVKEEPQEIELQKDKSSNLDGQSTRTQSLEQQEEEKEHDGKKNSPTLFYQQPGSVSKLCTFQDANKDIGKETVKAEDKESPHVTLNGSPVGTPVATTTTTPSSPTHNTSQPAVATTPSLATTNDSTNVPHPTSTSLSVQCLSAPPESPGNTPPTSSPAPSPHISFQANDQLLRVLTERSGHWFSLLPRNPCDLASLSTTPPGAARVSPQASSTPANPKSPPPSPALPLTPSAASASASPHHPVGLLNYPLSALQVKSGGSLLGVSFGSWSSGMLSPSLPLCSSPMPGHSLEGNTAASGSSKSESPLPLIDKTPSMPSPALEMPKSLDHLTPRPVPDEMLTGWWRVSDVGELRALVIALHSRGIREKGLQRQIQKYMEIIPQVCTKHRDAAMIELCELEESQVSVESVRGWCVEEQAMEMDIAVLQQVEELERKVTAASLQVKGWTFPDPQSEREDLVYFEHKPPTKSTPASANTGDKDSKEHPEERGEKGGVMRHPDNPLDIAVTRLTDLERNIERRYLRSPLGTTIQIRLDNVGTVTVPAPAPSTSADREGGEEEVAHGMKVWRKALSEVRSAAQLAMCIQQLQKSIAWERSIMKVYCQMCRKGDNEDLLLLCDGCDKGCHTYCHKPKITCIPEGDWYCPACISKASGPSPKNKKPQSKQVASSGGGGGGGGGGGGKKGGEAKKNGKQAGNGEVSEDDPASVSSTPKKGAKDTSRKRKTEESSPAQPPANQESPVCVKRAKTARDNNRDLGLCRVLLAELERHQDAWPFLTPVNLKSVPGYKKVIKKPMDFSTIREKLVSSQYQNLETFIIDVNLVFDNCEKFNEDNSDIGRAGHNMRKFFEKRWTELLKQTN; from the exons ATGGAGTCTGGAGAGCGGCTGGCCTCCCCTGCGCCCACCCTGTCTGCTGCTCGCACCTCCTCCCCTGcggcctcttcctcctcctcctcctcttcgtcatCTTCATCATCCCCGGCTCCCCACTCTAAGAGCAGCCTGGCCCCGAGCCCCTCGGCACTGGGATCCACCCTCAGCACCTCTG GTCGTCTGTTTGGAGCAGCAGGAGAACAGCCTTTTATTGGCTCCACATTGTCAAGTGCCTTCCCTCTGGTCAACCACCCAGCCTTCGGAGCCATCTACACTACTGGAACAGGCAGGCCTGAGTTTGGAGGCCTGGGTTCTCTGGGCATGTCAGCTGCTCTGGCTGCCCACCCCCAGCTAGGAGCCCTCTCTG AGTGGTGGCGAGCTGCTGAAGCCCATGGACGGGGAGCTGCTGCCTTTCTACCCTCTTTTATCGGCTTCCCTCCGTTCTTCACCCCTCACATTCAGCCCAACCACAGCGCCAGTCCTGTTCAGATCAGGATGCCCGGCAAGAATAGCCATGCTCCACAGAAAG GCGTGAACGGGGCAGTGAATGGCAGCGGGGTTTGTCCTTCCACCACACAATCTGGCAGCTTTTCCACAAGTCCAGCTCCTGTTCAGGCATCAACCAAGCCAACCAAAAATTCAGACCCTTCTAACAGTCACCGTAGCAGCCCCCAGAACAATCCAGCAGAGTTGGTGGAGAAGCCGGTCCAGAAAACTAAAGAGAAGGTCAACACTGAG AAACCAAGAAAGAAGCCAGCAGACACTTTGGGGGGGAGCAACAGTGAATCAGGCACATCCTCAGACAGCACAAGTGACGGGTCTCTCAGCAGCGATCTTGAAGACCTGgcagaggatgatgatgatgatgacgacgatgacgatgatgatgaagatgaggacaAATCATCAGACTCCGAAAAGCGGACAAGGAAAAAACCTAAG GGGTTGATATCCAGCACTGGATCTGCAAAGATGGACAGGCTGCTCTCTGGGGAGCTCCAGGATAAGAAGGTCCCCTCAAATCCCCCTACCCTTGTGccctctgcctctcctcctgcctTGTCCCAAACCTCGCCACTGGCCCTTCACAGCTCCAGGACTCGGACAGATGCGCCACAGCATCACTTTAGCGTCATTCAGTCCACCGGCCTGGCTGCCAACTCAAAGCCCCTGGCGCTCCTCACTCAACCCCGCAGGGAGTCCTCGCCATCTTCCTCCCCCATAGCGCTCACTACATCCCCAAAGGGATCAAGCAACTCCTCTCCAAAACCTCCGAAActgctgccctcctcctccccccaggACCTGCCCCTCTCCCTGTGCTCCTCCCCTAAGCCTCTCTCCGTCCCCTCTCCACCCCGCTCAACTCTCCCGCCATCTAGCTCCCCAAAATCTTTTGGTTTGACCTCATCTGTGACCAGCTCCCGGAAGTCCTCGCTGAAGCAGTCTCAGCGTGCTGGTTCTGGATCTGCCAAATCCAACAAAAAGAAACTGCTGGAGGCTTCACTCGCACAGATCAGTGAGTTCAGGCTCAAACAG ACTCTCATGTCCCAAGGGCAGACGTTCCCAGCTGAGctaaagaagcagcagcaggggcCAAACAAGTCTCCTAAGAGGACATCACTGTCTTCATCACCATTGCATCCCACTCCTCCTCCCCAGAACAATCACTCCAACCTCTTCCTCTCGAGTGCCCTGCTGGGGCTCCCTGAACCCCATCACCCCAACGGAGTCATCCAAAGCACCACTCAGGACGCACCTCTCGCCCTCATCACCAAACCTCGCAAAGACTTGGCCTCTAAAGGCAAGTCCCCTCAGTGTGACTCCGATGCTGGGTCGATGCCTGTCAATCTGAGCACAGGGGCGAACAGGACCCAAACAGCCGCCCACACTGGGGCTCTGTCACAGCCCTCCACTACCTCACCCCATGCAACAGGCCATGGATCCAGAAAGAACAAGACCCCCAAGGTAAAGGGACAGACACCAGGGCTCGGACAGGGACTCGGACAAGCAGACCCTTTAGCCGCCTGGAAGGGCTTTTCTCAGAACCACCTGGTTCAGTCTCTTGTAGATTTGTTTCGCGGAGGAGAGTCCGGGATCGGGATCCCTGGAGTTAGTATCCCTGGTGTTGGAATTCCTGGCATGGGTATCCCCGGGACGTGTAACCCCACAGCTGGTCTCCCTGCTAATAAGGAATCTGATGACTCGGCAGACgacgatgaggatgaggatgatgaccttgaggaggaggaggaggaggatgaagaggactCAGATGATAGTCTTTCAG AGTCCGACAGCAACTCAGACAGTGACATCTCTGGAAAGAAAGTGAAGGAGTTAAAGCTGCTGCCATGTGGATCATCTAAGAAGGAGATGACTCCCCGCAGGCTAACCAAAGGCCATGAACTACTGAACACCTCAACCAATCACACCGCCACCAGCTGCTCCCCCCTCAACCTACAGGTCATCAAGTCTCCCACCATTGTCACCAGCTCCAGTGCCTTGGCCTATCACAGTTCTCCAGGCTCATCCTCCTACAGCCTAGCCTCTCCGTTAG GCttaggaaagaggaagagggtgaTGGATGAGAAGGAGCTGATGACACCTCTGGAGTTGGG GTGGCGGAGAGAAACAAGAATCAAATCAGTCGCGGGGCGACCACAAGGCGAGGTGGCCTACTACGCTCCCTGTGGCAAGAAACTAAGGCAATACCCAGATGTGATGAAG TATCTATCCAGAAATGGAATAAGTGGCATCACGCGTGATAATTTTAGCTTCAGTGCAAAGATAAGGGTTGGTGACTTCTATGAAGCCAGAGAAGGACCCCAG GGGTTACAGTGGAGCCTGTTGAAGGAAGAGGATGTTATTCCTCATATTTTGGCCATGGAAGGTCGAAGGGGTCGTCCCCCTAACTCCGATCGTCAGTCAGCAGGCGAGGGTGGCAAAGGTAACCGACGGAGGAAGGGACGGCCCCCTAATGTAGGCGATCCGCTGGTACCAGAGGGCCCCAGTCCCAGTGAGGTCAAACTTCTGCGCAAGCTAGAGGCTCAAG agATAGCCCGACAGGCCGCCCAGATGAAACTGATGAGAAAACTGGAAAAGCAGGCACTGGCGCGTGCAGCCAAAGAAGCACGGAAACAGCAAG CTATCATGGCagcagaggaaaggaggaaacagaaaGAGCATATCAAGATTCTCAAGCAGCAG gaaaagaTCAAGCGTATTCAGCAAATTCGGATGGAGAAAGAACTCAGGGCGCAGCAAATTTTGGAG GCCAAACGCAAAAAGAAGCAAGAAGCGGCCAATATCAAAATATTGGAGGCAGAAAAACGGATAAAG gAGAAAGAGTTGAGGAGACAGCAGGCGGAGATTCTCAAACACCAG GAGTTGGAGAGGCATAGACTAGATATGGTATGg gagagggagaggaggagacaacatgTAATGCTGATGAAGGCTGTTGAGGCTCGCAAGAAGGCAGAG GAGCGTGAGCGCTTGAGGCAGGAGAAAAGGGATGAGAAGCGCCTGAACAAAGAGCGTAAACTGGAGCAACGGAGGCTGGAGCTGGAGATAGCGAGGGAGCTGAAGAAGCCAAATGAAGACATGTGTCTGTCTGATCATAAG cCTCTTCCAGAGTTCTCTCGGATTCCTGGTCTCATCCTCCCCGGCCGGGCCGTGTCAGACTGCCTGATGCTGATGCAGTTCATGCGAGGCTTTGGGAAGGTTTTGGGGCTCGATTTGAATGCAGATGTGCCCACTCTGGGCATGCTACAGGAGGGCTTGCTCAATGTGGGGGACAGTATGGGTCAGGTCCAAGACCTTCTGGTCAAACTGCTTTCTCTGGCAGTTTGTGATCCTGGTTTGCCTCCTGGACAAAAG acaaaaacaatgCTTGGGGACCACCTGACAAACGTTGGCATCAACAGGGATAACGTGTCTGAGGTGCTACAGATGTATATGGGAGCCCATTGTGCCAACACAGAGCTAGCCCCTCTAGCCCTCAGTCTGAAGACCAAGGCTTTCCAGGCCCATAAACCTTCCCAGAAGGCCTCCATCCTGGGTTTCCTAGCTAACGAGCTGGCCTGCAGCAGAACGGTCATCAG tGAGATCGACAAGAGCCTGGATCAGATGGCAAACATGAGGAAGGACAAGATCATCATGGAAGGAAAACTGAAGAA GCTGAGGACCATTCATGCTAAACGCACCGGGAGGAGGGAGGCCAGTATGGGTGTGGAAGAGAACCAGTCTGTTAGCACTCCATCCTCTGCCACCAAACGCAAGAGAAAAGCGGGCGGAGACAGTGACGATGATGAGGACGAAGACGACGACAGTGATGACCAggctgaggaagaggatgaggaggaggaggaagaaataaagaagGTCAAAAAAGTGGAGACATATGATGAG GATGAAGTTGACCAAGCCACTAGTCTCGAGGAGCTGGAGAAGCAGATTGAGAAGTTAGCCAAG CAACATCATCAGACCAGAAAAAAGCTGTTTGAGATTTCACATTCACTACGCTCCATGATGTATGGTCAAGACCGCTACCGCCGCCGGTACTGGGTGCTTCCCCACTGTGGAGGGGTCTTCATCGAAGCCATGGAGAGTGGAGAAG CTccagaggagctggaggaggagcgacacaggaggaggagagcagcagaggaggtcaAGGTCAAAGAGGAACCTCAGGAGATCGAGTTGCAGAAGGACAAATCCAGCAACCTAGATGGGCAGAGCACTCGAACACAAAGCTTGGAGCaacaggaggaagaaaaggaacaTGATGGGAAGAAAAACTCCCCGACTCTATTCTACCAGCAACCAGGCAGTGTTTCTAAACTGTGCACATTCCAGGATGCCAACAAAGACATTGGCAAAGAAACTGTGAAGGCAGAAGACAAGGAGAGTCCCCATGTGACACTTAACGGCAGCCCCGTGGGCACTCCTGttgccaccaccaccacaacacCATCCTCCCCCACTCACAATACCTCTCAGCCTGCAGTAGCAACAACCCCCTCCTTGGCAACCACTAATGACTCTACAAACGTCCCTCACCCGACCTCAACTTCACTATCAGTCCAATGCCTGTCAGCCCCTCCTGAAAGCCCAGGGAACACTCCTCCAACCTCGTCCCCTGCTCCATCTccacacatttcatttcaagcaAATGACCAGCTGCTACGAGTGCTGACTGAGAGGAGTGGTCACTGGTTCAGCCTGCTCCCTCGAAACCCCTGTGACCTCGCCTCCCTCAGCACGACTCCTCCAGGAGCAGCCCGTGTGTCTCCCCAAGCGTCCTCCACCCCAGCCAATCCCAAATCCCCACCTCCCTCCCCTGCTCTGCCCCTCACCCCATCTGCTGCCTCTGCCTCAGCCAGCCCGCACCACCCGGTTGGCCTTCTCAACTACCCTTTATCAGCCCTACAG GTGAAGTCAGGTGGCTCATTATTGGGAGTTTCTTTTGGTAGCTGGTCCAGTGGCATGTTAAGTCCTAGCTTGCCACTGTGCAGCAGCCCCATGCCAGGTCACTCTTTGGAGGGCAACACGGCAGCAAGTGGCTCCAGTAAAAGTGAATCACCTTTACCTCTTATTGACAAAACTCCATCTATGCCCTCTCCTGCCCTGGAGATGCCCAAATCCCTGGACCACCTAACACCTAGACCTGTTCCAGATG AGATGCTGACAGGGTGGTGGAGGGTTTCCGACGTTGGGGAGCTGAGGGCTTTAGTGATCGCTCTCCACAGCCGAGGCATCAGAGAGAAGGGCCTCCAGAGGCAGATTCAGAAATACATGGAGATCATTCCCCAGGTCTGCACCAAACACAGAGACG CGGCCATGATTGAGCTGTGTGAGCTGGAGGAGAGTCAGGTCAGTGTGGAGTCAGTTCGGGGATGGTGTGTTGAGGAGCAGGCGATGGAGATGGACATTGCTGTGCTGCAGCAGGTCGAGGAACTGGAGAGAAAAGTCACTGCAGCCAGCCTACAAGTCAAG GGCTGGACATTTCCGGACCCTCAGTCCGAGCGGGAGGACCTGGTTTACTTCGAGCACAAGCCCCCCACCAAATCAACGCCGGCCTCAGCGAACACGGGGGACAAAGACTCCAAGGAGCATCCTGAGGAGCGGGGGGAGAAGGGCGGGGTGATGCGTCACCCGGACAACCCGTTGGACATAGCAGTGACACGTCTGACCGATTTGGAGCGCAACATCGAGAGAAGGTACCTGAGGAGTCCCTTAGGTACCACCATTCAGATCAGGCTGGATAATGTGGGTACGGTCACTGTCCCTGCCCCCGCCCCATCCACTAGTGCTGACAGGGAAGG TGGTGAGGAGGAGGTGGCCCATGGTATGAAGGTGTGGAGGAAGGCTCTGAGTGAAGTGCGCAGTGCTGCCCAGTTGGCCATGTGCATCCAGCAACTGCAGAAGTCAATCGCCTGGGAGAGGTCCATCATGAAAGTG tattgTCAGATGTGCAGGAAGGGGGATAACGAGgacctcctcctgctctgtgACGGCTGTGACAAAGGCTGCCACACTTACTGCCACAAACCCAAGATCACTTGTATCCCAGAGGGAGACTGGTACTGCCCGGCCTGTATATCCAAG GCAAGTGGTCCGtctcccaaaaacaaaaaacctcaaAGCAAACAAGTAGCAtccagtggaggaggagggggaggcggaggagggggaggaggtaAGAAAGGTGGAGAGGCAAAGAAGAATGGAAAGCAGGCAGGAAACGGGGAAGTGTCAGAGGACGACCCGGCCAGCGTCAGCAGCACGCCCAAGAAAGGAGCAAAAGACACcagcaggaagaggaaaacAGAGGAGAGCTCACCTGCTCAGCCACCAGCCAATCAGGAgagccctgtgtgtgtgaagcgAGCCAAGACAGCGAGAGACAACAACAGGGACCTGGGATTATGCAG gGTACTCCTTGCTGAGCTGGAGCGGCATCAAGATGCATGGCCTTTTCTCACACCCGTCAACCTGAAATCAGTCCCTGGGTACAAGAAGGTCATCAAGAAACCGATGGACTTCTCCACCATACGTGAGAAGCTTGTGAGCAGCCA GTATCAGAACTTGGAGACTTTCATCATTGATGTCAACCTGGTCTTTGATAACTGTGAAAAATTCAATGAAGACAATTCAGACATTGGTCGAGCTGGCCATAACATGAGGAAGTTCTTTGAGAAGCGCTGGACTGAgcttctgaaacaaacaaactaa